A genomic window from Sebastes fasciatus isolate fSebFas1 chromosome 7, fSebFas1.pri, whole genome shotgun sequence includes:
- the fzd4 gene encoding frizzled-4, which yields MMVSFSWAAALLLLLSGLVVVQAFGDEVEEMTCDPIRISMCQGLGYNVTKMPNLVGNVLQSDAELQLTTFTPLIQYGCSSQLKFFLCSVYVPMCTDKVPIPIGPCGSMCLSVKKKCLPVLHEFGFIWPEVLNCSLFPPQNDHNHMCMEGPGDEDPPYQPVRHPPHQEECQALGSAPEQYTWLKQTESCTLQCGYDSGLYRRGAKVFTDAWMAVWAVLCFLSTTLTVLTFLLDSQRFSYPERPIIFLSMCCNLYSVAYLVRLTLGRERVSCDLDATAVPILVQEGLKSTGCAIVFLLLYFFGMASSLWWVILTLTWFLAAGLKWGHEAIEMHSSYFHIAAWAIPAVKTIVILIMRLVDADDLTGLCYVGNQQQEALTGFVVAPLATYLLIGTLFICAGLVALFKIRSNLQKDGAKTDKLERLMVKIGVFSVLYTVPASTVIGCYLYQLSHWGEFRASTRDSYVASEMLRIFMSLLVGITSGMWIWSAKTLHTWQRCSARLLRDSRASRGGKRAPGEGWIKPGKGNETVV from the exons ATGATGGTGTCTTTCAGCTGGGCAGCAGcactactgctcctgctctcCGGGCTGGTCGTGGTGCAGGCTTTCGGCGACGAGGTGGAGGAGATGACCTGCGATCCGATCCGGATCAGCATGTGCCAGGGTCTCGGTTACAACGTCACCAAGATGCCCAATCTGGTCGGCAACGTGCTGCAGTCGGACGCGGAGCTGCAGCTGACCACGTTCACACCGCTCATCCAGTACGGCTGCTCCAGTCAACTCAAG TTCTTCCTGTGCTCAGTGTATGTGCCAATGTGCACAGACAAGGTTCCCATCCCCATTGGTCCATGTGGCAGCATGTGTCTGTCCGTCAAGAAAAAATGCCTCCCGGTGCTCCACGAGTTTGGCTTCATATGGCCTGAG GTGCTCAACTGCAGCCTCTTCCCacctcaaaacgaccacaaccACATGTGCATGGAGGGCCCGGGGGACGAGGACCCACCCTACCAGCCCGTCCGCCATCCTCCCCACCAGGAGGAGTGTCAGGCACTTGGATCCGCACCGGAGCAGTACACCTGGTTGAAACAGACCGAAAGCTGCACTCTCCAGTGTGGCTACGACAGCGGGCTCTACCGACGGGGGGCCAAAGTCTTCACGGACGCGTGGATGGCGGTGTGGGCCGTGCTGTGCTTCCTGTCCACCACTCTGACAGTCCTGACCTTTCTGCTGGATTCACAGCGCTTCTCCTACCCTGAAAGGCCCATCATCTTCCTGTCTATGTGCTGTAATCTGTACAGCGTGGCCTACCTG GTACGCTTGACTCTGGGACGGGAGCGTGTTTCCTGTGACCTGGACGCCACCGCAGTACCGATTCTAGTACAAGAAGGGTTAAAGAGCACCGGCTGTGCCATCGTTTTCCTCCTGCTCTACTTCTTTGGCATGGCTTCCTCACTCTG GTGGGTGATCCTGACCCTCACATGGTTCTTGGCTGCTGGACTGAAGTGGGGCCACGAGGCCATCGAAATGCACAGCTCCTACTTCCACATAGCGGCCTGGGCCATCCCGGCCGTTAAAACCATCGTCATCCTCATAATGCGACTGGTGGATGCAGACGACCTAACTGGGCTCTGTTATGTTGGCAACCAGCAGCAGGAGGCGCTCACAGGCTTCGTGGTGGCACCGCTGGCCACATACCTTCTAATAG GCACTCTGTTCATCTGTGCTGGCCTCGTGGCTCTTTTCAAGATCCGCTCCAATCTGCAGAAGGACGGCGCCAAAACAGACAAGCTGGAGCGTTTAATGGTGAAGATCGGAGTGTTTTCCGTTCTCTACACCGTCCCGGCGTCCACCGTCATTGGCTGCTACCTCTACCAGCTCTCCCACTGGGGGGAGTTCAGGGCCAGCACCCGGGACTCGTACGTGGCATCGGAGATGCTTCGGATCTTCATGTCGCTGCTCGTAGGCATCACGTCGGGCATGTGGATCTGGTCGGCAAAAACCCTTCACACCTGGCAGCGCTGCTCCGCCCGCCTGCTCAGGGATAGCAGGGCGAGCCGGGGGGGCAAGAGGGCGCCGGGCGAGGGCTGGATCAAACCGGGGAAAGGCAACGAGACGGtagtgtga